A portion of the Nitratidesulfovibrio termitidis HI1 genome contains these proteins:
- a CDS encoding helix-turn-helix domain-containing protein has product MATLIDDVVKLVRHGWRPYQGTVEAAVYERLRCPRAPLPTPGATRRASGPYWFHRADVFLCIGCGRRCSLNRPEGFAPPLPIRYPYSRELPYTLTPQEMVTRLRLLNVNQAAYCLNASSSQIYNWIAEGRLRRLKDPPVRVPAEDVRAMMEDWEN; this is encoded by the coding sequence ATGGCGACGCTGATAGATGACGTGGTGAAGCTGGTGCGGCACGGCTGGCGGCCCTATCAGGGCACCGTGGAGGCGGCGGTGTACGAGCGGCTGCGCTGCCCGCGCGCGCCCCTGCCCACGCCCGGCGCAACGCGGCGCGCCAGCGGGCCGTACTGGTTCCACCGGGCGGACGTGTTCCTGTGCATCGGTTGCGGTCGCCGGTGCAGCCTGAACCGCCCCGAAGGCTTCGCGCCGCCGCTGCCCATCCGTTACCCGTACAGCAGGGAACTGCCTTACACCCTCACCCCGCAGGAGATGGTGACCCGGCTGCGCCTGCTGAACGTGAACCAGGCAGCCTACTGCCTGAACGCCAGCTCCAGTCAGATATACAACTGGATAGCAGAGGGCAGGCTGCGGCGGTTGAAGGATCCGCCCGTGCGCGTCCCCGCCGAGGACGTGCGGGCCATGATGGAGGATTGGGAAAATTAA
- a CDS encoding helix-turn-helix domain-containing protein gives MLAEALRLLRVFHKVPQIELSEKLGISRSYLSEIESGKKKISLDLLEGYGRVFEVPVSSLLLFSEQMSKNSFSEKTRIFAAQKVLNIFKWIEDGGSDTQHVAR, from the coding sequence ATGCTTGCCGAAGCTCTACGTTTATTGCGCGTTTTTCATAAGGTCCCCCAGATCGAATTGTCTGAAAAACTGGGGATTTCTCGGTCGTATCTTTCTGAAATAGAGTCTGGGAAAAAGAAAATATCTTTGGATTTGTTGGAAGGGTACGGGAGAGTTTTTGAGGTCCCCGTATCTTCTTTGCTTCTTTTTTCTGAGCAAATGAGCAAAAACAGTTTTAGTGAAAAGACACGTATTTTTGCAGCCCAAAAAGTATTGAATATCTTCAAGTGGATTGAAGATGGAGGCAGTGATACGCAGCATGTCGCGCGATAG
- a CDS encoding reverse transcriptase family protein translates to MSRDRYAIDQSPLFKLKTKKKLATLLDSSVRELQALSVSSDSYRVFDLPAESLVQHPLFARKSRKIQQLKPELDAIHRTLHKYLSRINVPDYLHSAVKCKSYATNAKTHSGCLYLYRVDIKKFYESVNWRTVYRFFYKTLDCAPDVSALLTNICCYEDKLPTGSCLSPILSFFVNQEMFDELYEYASQRDLTMTAYVDDIVFSGREFHRINAHSIRGIINSYGYECHKERICPPRKSKIVTGLSVTRTGVAIPHKRMAKARVLLQELAKRMRQSHKEKLCASLTGMITEMSQFDRAKAKYLATLGKKYCRTIQNIHFKLCK, encoded by the coding sequence ATGTCGCGCGATAGATATGCAATAGATCAATCTCCACTCTTCAAGCTTAAAACCAAAAAAAAGCTTGCCACTCTTCTGGATAGTAGCGTCAGGGAGTTGCAAGCTTTATCTGTTTCTTCAGATAGCTACAGGGTTTTTGATCTCCCCGCTGAATCGCTTGTCCAGCACCCCCTATTTGCCAGGAAGTCTCGAAAAATCCAGCAGCTCAAGCCTGAACTCGACGCTATTCACCGTACATTACATAAGTATCTTAGCAGGATAAATGTTCCGGACTACCTGCATTCCGCTGTAAAATGTAAGTCGTATGCAACGAATGCAAAAACCCATTCCGGCTGTTTATACCTGTATCGAGTCGATATAAAAAAATTTTACGAGAGCGTAAATTGGAGAACAGTTTATCGGTTTTTCTACAAAACGCTAGATTGCGCACCTGACGTTTCAGCATTGCTCACGAATATTTGCTGCTACGAAGACAAGTTGCCAACGGGATCTTGTCTTAGCCCGATTCTGTCTTTCTTCGTAAATCAGGAAATGTTTGACGAGCTCTATGAATATGCGTCTCAGCGTGACCTTACCATGACAGCTTACGTCGATGACATCGTCTTTTCCGGGAGAGAGTTCCATCGAATTAATGCGCATTCGATACGCGGTATTATAAATTCATATGGATACGAATGCCATAAAGAACGAATCTGCCCACCCAGAAAAAGTAAAATCGTAACGGGTCTTTCCGTAACGCGAACAGGCGTTGCAATACCCCACAAGCGAATGGCAAAAGCCCGCGTCCTACTTCAAGAATTAGCAAAACGAATGCGGCAAAGCCACAAAGAAAAGCTTTGCGCATCGCTGACAGGGATGATTACTGAGATGTCTCAGTTTGACCGTGCCAAGGCGAAATATCTTGCGACGCTTGGAAAAAAATATTGCAGGACTATCCAGAACATACACTTCAAGCTGTGTAAGTAA
- a CDS encoding putative holin: protein MALAVVLLLGVARFAPQNLPVIMYKGSLLTLASVGGYWLARWVFPYGRPDQWLTGDRAVTLAASAGAMLSERMGVSLPVGPGTVLAVAVGMACVSMICRALLMLGAMLAVGLGL from the coding sequence ATGGCACTGGCCGTTGTGCTGCTGCTTGGCGTGGCCCGTTTCGCGCCGCAGAACCTGCCCGTCATCATGTACAAGGGTTCGCTGCTCACGCTGGCCAGCGTGGGCGGCTACTGGCTGGCCCGCTGGGTGTTTCCCTATGGCCGCCCCGACCAGTGGCTGACCGGTGACCGCGCGGTAACCCTTGCCGCAAGCGCCGGGGCCATGCTGTCGGAGCGCATGGGCGTTTCGCTGCCCGTCGGCCCCGGCACCGTGCTGGCCGTGGCCGTGGGCATGGCCTGCGTGAGCATGATCTGCCGCGCCCTGCTGATGCTGGGGGCCATGCTGGCCGTGGGGCTGGGCCTGTGA
- a CDS encoding transglycosylase SLT domain-containing protein codes for MRGRSYPACRVRLRGLLRGRTEESSPEAARLPSLPARQLRPLILCALLLLCALPAISHAVTIPPDAQRHRATLTREARFRFGMDAPVATFAAQIHQESEWRAGAVSPVGAQGLAQFMPGTARWLPTVMPDTGQPAPFNPAWAIRALVAYDWWILQRVRAATPCDRMAKGLAGYNGGPGWLTRDERKAAAQGLNPDVWWGSVETVNAGRSRAAFRENRGYPRRILLVLEPVYMAAGWGAGSCPAQGGRS; via the coding sequence ATGAGGGGACGTTCTTACCCCGCATGCCGCGTCAGGCTTCGTGGCCTGCTTCGGGGCAGGACGGAAGAGTCCAGCCCCGAAGCAGCCCGCTTGCCTTCCTTGCCTGCGCGGCAACTCCGCCCCCTCATCCTGTGCGCGCTGCTTCTGCTCTGCGCACTCCCCGCCATCTCCCACGCCGTTACCATCCCGCCGGATGCCCAGCGCCACCGGGCCACGCTTACCCGTGAAGCCCGGTTCCGCTTCGGCATGGATGCGCCGGTGGCCACCTTTGCCGCGCAGATCCACCAGGAGAGCGAATGGCGCGCCGGGGCGGTTTCGCCCGTAGGCGCGCAGGGGTTGGCCCAGTTCATGCCCGGCACCGCCCGCTGGCTGCCCACCGTCATGCCCGATACGGGCCAGCCAGCGCCGTTCAACCCCGCGTGGGCCATCCGGGCGCTGGTGGCCTACGACTGGTGGATCCTGCAACGGGTGCGCGCCGCCACCCCGTGCGACCGGATGGCCAAGGGGCTGGCCGGGTACAACGGCGGCCCCGGCTGGCTGACGCGCGACGAGCGCAAGGCCGCCGCGCAGGGGCTGAACCCGGATGTGTGGTGGGGCAGCGTGGAAACCGTCAACGCGGGCCGCAGTCGCGCCGCCTTCCGAGAGAACCGGGGCTACCCCCGGCGCATCCTGCTGGTGCTGGAGCCGGTCTACATGGCGGCGGGCTGGGGCGCGGGTTCCTGCCCGGCGCAAGGGGGGCGTTCCTGA
- a CDS encoding lecithin retinol acyltransferase family protein yields MLCLGDHIRVWRGAYWHHGIYCGSGNVIHYSGKKSNNPVVCQVSIENFCESNQWFKVNHKIKNQPIDIVGRAIKRLGEPRYHLLYNNCEHFANWCVTGKHTSKQVALGIVGLLGTFAFVVFVKTKSTENRINSEYS; encoded by the coding sequence ATGTTATGCCTTGGAGACCATATACGCGTTTGGAGGGGAGCTTATTGGCATCATGGCATATACTGTGGAAGTGGAAATGTAATACACTACTCTGGAAAGAAATCGAATAATCCAGTAGTATGTCAGGTGAGTATCGAAAATTTTTGCGAGTCAAACCAGTGGTTTAAGGTTAACCATAAAATAAAAAATCAACCTATAGATATCGTAGGGAGAGCTATCAAGAGGCTTGGTGAGCCGCGCTATCATTTGCTATACAATAACTGTGAACATTTTGCGAATTGGTGCGTGACAGGAAAGCATACCAGTAAACAAGTTGCACTCGGTATAGTCGGATTGTTGGGCACATTTGCATTCGTTGTTTTCGTCAAGACAAAGTCTACAGAAAATAGAATTAACTCTGAATATTCATAG
- a CDS encoding DUF935 domain-containing protein produces MSTNEGPRGLYLPDGSFRPFDAEALTSELATRQRAGDFLSLAGGYLGILPDPDPVLRTRNDDVAVLHDLAADDQVTTAMLGRKNRVLNRRDYALAPGQRKGSDAEPDAAQLCDLLTEDMERWDMAAVISGILDAPFYGMTPLELRWEAHGGWWRLAEVTPRPPEWFGYNDRNELVWRGANMATGEPLPVGKFVVARHHPTYRNPYGLRLLSRCLWPVAFKKGGITFYTTFVERYGMPWAVGVAPAKATREDKRAMAQDLARMVQDAVAVIPYGADVRLETVSGQVGDLHDRFLRRWDASISKVLMGQTLTVELDGRNGSRAASETHKDVADDLAEADRRLVEATLNEIAWLYAQVNSPAALAPVFAYDEPEDLQARAQLDKTLSEVGVVWKKPHFERAYSLDPEEFDVREPAEDPARPPSTPTSAQADSPLFASAPAGARPSATAAAQATLDDAIQRHLPAAMAANAAAVTQLEKAAHAAESWEDLQLLLAEHLGAHMGPDQLEDLLAEMMLASTAYGRAAVQGEEA; encoded by the coding sequence ATGTCCACCAATGAAGGCCCGCGCGGCCTGTACCTGCCGGATGGCTCGTTCCGCCCGTTCGATGCCGAGGCGCTGACCTCGGAACTGGCAACCCGCCAGCGGGCCGGGGATTTCCTTTCCCTTGCCGGGGGCTACCTCGGCATACTGCCGGACCCGGATCCGGTGCTGCGCACCCGCAACGACGACGTGGCCGTGCTGCACGACCTTGCCGCAGACGACCAGGTGACCACGGCCATGCTGGGCCGCAAGAACCGGGTGCTGAACCGGCGCGACTACGCACTGGCCCCCGGCCAGCGCAAGGGCAGCGATGCGGAACCGGACGCCGCCCAGCTGTGCGACCTGCTGACGGAAGACATGGAACGCTGGGACATGGCCGCCGTCATTTCCGGCATCCTCGATGCGCCGTTCTACGGCATGACGCCGCTGGAACTGCGCTGGGAAGCGCACGGTGGCTGGTGGCGGCTGGCAGAGGTCACCCCCCGCCCGCCGGAATGGTTCGGCTACAACGACCGCAACGAGCTGGTCTGGCGCGGGGCCAACATGGCCACGGGCGAACCGCTGCCCGTGGGCAAGTTCGTGGTGGCGCGCCACCACCCCACCTATCGCAACCCCTACGGGCTGCGCCTGCTGTCGCGCTGCCTGTGGCCCGTGGCGTTCAAGAAGGGCGGCATCACCTTCTACACCACCTTCGTGGAACGCTACGGCATGCCGTGGGCCGTGGGCGTGGCACCGGCAAAGGCCACGCGCGAAGACAAGCGGGCCATGGCCCAAGACCTTGCCCGCATGGTGCAGGATGCGGTGGCCGTCATCCCCTACGGGGCAGACGTGCGGCTGGAAACGGTGTCCGGGCAGGTGGGCGACCTGCACGACAGGTTCCTGCGCCGGTGGGACGCCTCCATTTCCAAGGTGCTCATGGGCCAGACCCTGACCGTGGAACTGGATGGCCGCAACGGCTCGCGCGCCGCGTCCGAAACGCACAAGGACGTGGCCGACGACCTTGCCGAGGCAGACCGCCGACTGGTGGAAGCCACCCTGAACGAAATCGCGTGGCTGTACGCGCAGGTCAACAGCCCGGCGGCGCTGGCCCCGGTCTTTGCCTACGACGAGCCGGAAGACCTTCAGGCGCGGGCGCAACTGGACAAGACCCTGTCCGAGGTGGGCGTGGTGTGGAAGAAACCCCACTTCGAGCGGGCCTACAGCCTGGACCCGGAGGAATTCGACGTGCGCGAACCGGCGGAGGATCCGGCCCGGCCCCCGTCCACACCCACGTCCGCGCAAGCAGACTCCCCCCTGTTCGCGTCCGCCCCCGCCGGTGCCCGCCCGTCCGCAACCGCAGCCGCGCAGGCCACCCTTGATGACGCCATCCAGCGGCACCTGCCCGCCGCCATGGCCGCCAACGCCGCCGCCGTCACGCAACTTGAGAAGGCCGCGCACGCCGCCGAAAGCTGGGAAGACCTGCAACTGCTGCTGGCCGAGCACCTTGGCGCGCACATGGGGCCGGACCAGTTGGAAGACCTGCTGGCGGAGATGATGCTGGCGTCCACGGCCTACGGGCGCGCGGCGGTGCAGGGCGAGGAGGCGTAG
- a CDS encoding phage minor head protein has translation MPRSATTAARITVDPLPPQEALSFWRGKVPVTPEAFRAMTDAARTRAFAVSGMARLDRVAALQTALADALEKGESLATFKGRIGHILQEQGWSGTAWRVENLFRTNVQQAYQAGRYAQQRATVQDRPFWQYDAVGDRRTRPSHAALDGMVYPADHEFWNANYPPNGFRCRCGVRSLSRRQVEREGLTVRRDMPGPTVWTDPATGMEHFVAMPGADRGFAVNPGRDWLAGLAPGPLDDGAVTFPPALVLCRRGGPAFADGDDPCRPPLANLDPRHILPVTNADILPRGLAPADYVLAFLKEFGLTDINASTAIRLPGVKLPVVIGKGLFIDKATGDWKLSKNARDQHVLLLARTIKSPWEIWQVPAKLSGKACTTLRMIRLFRDGEKQVGGFGVCNLVNGRGWVGTTAFMPKADRSERRILEYLEAQRTGVLLYREP, from the coding sequence ATGCCCCGTTCCGCCACCACCGCCGCCCGCATCACCGTCGATCCGCTGCCGCCGCAAGAGGCGCTGTCCTTCTGGCGCGGCAAGGTGCCGGTCACGCCCGAAGCCTTCCGGGCCATGACAGACGCGGCCCGCACGCGGGCCTTTGCCGTTTCCGGCATGGCCCGGCTGGACAGGGTGGCGGCGCTGCAAACGGCGCTGGCCGATGCGCTGGAGAAAGGGGAATCGCTGGCCACGTTCAAGGGCCGCATCGGCCACATCCTGCAAGAGCAGGGCTGGTCCGGCACTGCGTGGCGGGTGGAAAACCTGTTCCGCACCAACGTGCAGCAGGCGTATCAGGCCGGGCGCTACGCCCAGCAACGGGCCACGGTGCAGGACCGCCCCTTCTGGCAGTACGACGCCGTGGGCGACCGGCGCACCCGACCAAGCCATGCCGCGCTGGACGGCATGGTCTACCCGGCGGACCACGAATTCTGGAACGCCAACTACCCGCCCAACGGCTTTCGCTGCCGGTGCGGGGTGCGTTCGCTGTCACGGCGGCAGGTGGAACGCGAAGGGCTGACCGTGCGGCGCGACATGCCCGGCCCCACGGTGTGGACCGACCCGGCCACCGGCATGGAGCACTTCGTGGCCATGCCCGGCGCGGACAGGGGCTTTGCAGTCAACCCCGGTCGGGACTGGCTGGCGGGGCTGGCCCCCGGCCCGCTCGATGACGGCGCGGTTACCTTTCCCCCGGCCCTCGTGCTGTGCAGGCGCGGCGGCCCCGCGTTTGCGGATGGTGACGACCCGTGCCGCCCCCCGCTGGCCAACCTGGACCCCCGCCACATCCTGCCCGTGACCAACGCGGACATCCTGCCGCGCGGCCTTGCCCCGGCGGACTACGTGCTGGCCTTCCTGAAGGAATTCGGCCTGACGGACATCAACGCCAGCACGGCCATCCGCCTGCCGGGCGTGAAGCTGCCCGTGGTCATCGGCAAGGGGCTGTTCATAGACAAGGCCACCGGCGACTGGAAGCTCTCCAAGAACGCCCGCGACCAGCACGTGCTGTTGCTGGCCCGCACCATCAAGTCCCCGTGGGAAATCTGGCAGGTGCCCGCCAAACTGTCGGGCAAGGCATGCACGACGCTCCGGATGATCCGGCTGTTTCGGGACGGCGAGAAGCAGGTGGGGGGATTCGGCGTGTGCAACCTGGTCAACGGGCGGGGCTGGGTGGGCACCACCGCCTTCATGCCCAAGGCCGACAGGTCGGAGCGGAGAATACTGGAATACCTCGAAGCCCAGCGCACCGGGGTGCTGCTGTACCGCGAGCCCTGA
- a CDS encoding major capsid protein, which produces MLLSLKNIFTPQAIAATLTKLPDLATTVLDTAFPDRPTHPFAVVGVGELTRIVGTVPVVRRGGQPVAVGGEGYDVQLIAPKPVKPSIEVTAAELNDLRLILGNAAALETWRTSKVDSLRRLVRDTTEAMASVVLYTGKVNWPSRIDGGGHESYVIDYGPVLTHAPAAMLTGDSRASAAYNLLLAMRTAIRQAGIGGKVAFHAGSDVFSVLLDICQAWTSTADGGQGLRVEIGQEQGKLVIGGFPVTLMDEAYPHPVTGQWTNKLEPKALVAYATDVPGKVWYCAIDSISAANAATPFYVVPEPLPGDSGFRLIAQSKPLPARNPKTICKAIVVA; this is translated from the coding sequence ATGCTGCTTTCGCTCAAGAACATCTTCACCCCGCAGGCCATCGCGGCCACGCTGACCAAACTGCCCGACCTTGCCACCACGGTGCTGGACACCGCCTTTCCCGACCGGCCCACCCACCCCTTTGCCGTGGTGGGCGTGGGCGAGCTGACCCGCATCGTGGGCACCGTGCCCGTGGTGCGGCGCGGCGGCCAGCCCGTGGCCGTGGGCGGCGAAGGGTACGACGTGCAGCTCATCGCGCCCAAGCCCGTCAAGCCGTCCATCGAAGTGACGGCGGCGGAGCTGAACGACCTCAGGCTGATTCTCGGCAACGCCGCCGCGCTGGAAACGTGGCGCACCAGCAAGGTGGATTCGCTGCGCCGCCTGGTGCGCGACACCACGGAGGCCATGGCATCCGTGGTGCTGTACACCGGCAAGGTGAACTGGCCCTCGCGCATCGATGGCGGCGGGCACGAAAGCTACGTCATCGACTACGGCCCGGTGCTCACCCACGCCCCGGCGGCCATGCTGACCGGCGATTCCAGGGCCAGCGCGGCCTACAACCTGCTGCTGGCCATGCGCACGGCCATCCGTCAGGCGGGCATCGGCGGCAAGGTGGCGTTCCATGCCGGGTCCGATGTGTTTTCCGTGCTGCTGGACATCTGCCAGGCGTGGACCAGCACCGCCGACGGCGGGCAGGGCCTGCGCGTGGAAATCGGCCAGGAGCAGGGCAAGCTGGTCATCGGCGGCTTTCCCGTCACCCTCATGGACGAGGCCTACCCCCATCCCGTCACCGGCCAGTGGACCAACAAGCTGGAACCCAAGGCGCTGGTGGCCTACGCCACCGACGTGCCCGGCAAGGTCTGGTACTGCGCCATCGACTCCATCAGCGCGGCCAACGCGGCCACGCCGTTCTACGTGGTGCCGGAGCCGCTGCCCGGCGATTCGGGCTTCCGCCTCATCGCCCAGTCCAAGCCGTTGCCTGCCCGCAACCCCAAAACCATCTGCAAGGCCATCGTGGTGGCTTAG
- a CDS encoding DUF1320 domain-containing protein, which produces MEYCTREHITDLLLADYVAVAEAKNPGIVERTIAAVSREVTGMLVWRYVTPLPEVPELLRYITSVIAAYRIVQAITSLVDTEGSTDNEWIPLQRQWKHVTTMLNDLVDGRLKLPPPAVELNPDREEASVAVVTRPPLFDLRRF; this is translated from the coding sequence ATGGAATACTGCACCCGCGAACACATCACAGACCTGTTGCTGGCCGACTACGTGGCCGTGGCCGAGGCGAAGAACCCCGGCATCGTGGAGCGCACCATCGCCGCCGTGTCCAGAGAGGTAACGGGCATGCTGGTGTGGCGCTATGTCACCCCGCTGCCGGAGGTGCCGGAGCTGCTGCGCTACATCACCTCGGTCATCGCGGCTTACCGCATCGTGCAGGCCATCACCTCGCTGGTGGATACCGAGGGCAGCACGGACAACGAATGGATTCCGCTGCAACGGCAGTGGAAGCACGTGACCACCATGCTGAACGACCTTGTGGACGGGCGGCTGAAGCTGCCGCCCCCGGCGGTGGAACTGAACCCCGACCGCGAGGAAGCCAGCGTGGCCGTGGTCACCCGGCCCCCGCTGTTCGATCTCAGGAGGTTCTGA
- a CDS encoding phage virion morphogenesis protein — protein MGKTGVTLNWGGLDRVVGGAARSLADRRGLLRSVGETLVSSTVKRFRDGESPEGDPWDPSARAQQEGGVTLVDTARLRNSIGYATTTDAVLVGTSVEYAAIHQKGGQTGRNHAVTMPARPFIGISAEDRAEVGDLLANHIAAAFGGKG, from the coding sequence ATGGGCAAGACCGGCGTGACCCTGAACTGGGGCGGACTGGACCGGGTGGTGGGCGGCGCGGCGCGCAGCCTTGCCGACCGGCGCGGGCTGCTCCGGTCCGTGGGCGAAACCCTGGTGTCGTCCACGGTCAAGCGGTTCCGGGACGGGGAAAGCCCGGAAGGCGACCCGTGGGATCCTTCCGCGCGGGCGCAGCAGGAAGGCGGCGTGACGCTGGTGGATACCGCCCGGCTGCGCAACTCCATCGGCTACGCCACCACGACCGACGCGGTTCTGGTGGGCACGTCGGTGGAATACGCGGCCATCCACCAGAAAGGCGGCCAGACCGGGCGCAACCATGCCGTGACCATGCCCGCCCGCCCGTTCATCGGCATTTCCGCCGAGGACAGGGCCGAAGTGGGCGACCTGCTGGCCAACCACATCGCCGCCGCGTTCGGAGGAAAGGGATGA
- a CDS encoding DUF2586 domain-containing protein: MGDVLEYLVDGTSGLAPGGVDGTAMIVGVCSGGQPGKGYLLGKRSDLAGLLGVGPLVDALRDIFATGGQNPVVIAVPVAGQPAGYISPVRQSGPGAVCATSGVPQANADVVVEVVADGAVGLAPVRISPDGGATFGSQQASATQVTIAATGVTLTFPEDGELKAGTAYRFTVRTAVGPVTRIGGGPQITLAGTPRAEAQLVLEVVGGGARNEGTYRLSLDGGDNYGAVRTIPVDGAATAGDTGVAITFPAGDYQGGTTYTATLQAPVPSIVDVMTAIERPLELYDVEFVHIVGPSDPVDWAAAQAKADELWNLHRPTYFKMEGRLPRDGEDINDWAAVMLAERAAFAGRFVQVCTQYGEVADATGQRKLRNWGGLQAGRVLSIPVQRATGRVRDGGITQGTLPEGWNEAVQAALEKAGFLTAKIYAGLRSAYWGDSRTMAEVTSDFQYEEVLRVVFKAVRKLRIAALKSMYDELGDPLVPENAGGLEYLRTNLETALTTMTAAVPPELAAYVVAIPPGQDYVNNGVAVETTLIGIPIIRQIRLFANYAYAGSSFDPRLTAAA; this comes from the coding sequence ATGGGCGATGTACTGGAATATCTTGTGGACGGCACGTCGGGCCTTGCGCCCGGCGGCGTGGACGGCACGGCCATGATCGTGGGCGTGTGCTCCGGGGGCCAGCCCGGCAAGGGCTACCTGCTGGGCAAACGCAGCGACCTTGCGGGCCTGCTGGGCGTGGGGCCGCTGGTGGATGCCCTGCGCGACATCTTTGCCACCGGGGGGCAGAACCCCGTGGTCATCGCCGTGCCGGTGGCCGGGCAGCCCGCCGGGTACATCTCGCCGGTACGGCAAAGCGGCCCCGGCGCAGTTTGCGCCACCAGCGGCGTGCCGCAGGCCAACGCCGACGTGGTGGTGGAAGTGGTGGCCGACGGGGCCGTGGGCCTTGCGCCGGTGCGCATCTCTCCGGATGGGGGCGCGACGTTCGGCAGCCAGCAGGCATCGGCAACGCAGGTCACCATTGCGGCCACCGGCGTTACCCTGACCTTTCCCGAAGACGGCGAGCTGAAGGCGGGCACCGCCTACCGGTTCACCGTGCGCACGGCGGTGGGGCCGGTAACGCGCATCGGCGGCGGCCCGCAGATCACGCTGGCGGGCACCCCCAGGGCAGAGGCGCAGCTGGTGCTGGAAGTGGTCGGCGGCGGCGCGCGCAACGAGGGCACCTACCGCCTGTCGCTGGACGGCGGGGACAACTACGGCGCGGTGCGCACCATTCCGGTGGATGGCGCGGCCACGGCGGGCGACACCGGGGTGGCCATCACCTTTCCGGCTGGCGACTACCAGGGCGGCACCACCTACACGGCCACGTTGCAGGCCCCGGTGCCGTCCATCGTGGACGTGATGACCGCCATCGAACGCCCGCTGGAGCTGTACGACGTGGAGTTCGTACACATCGTCGGCCCGTCCGACCCGGTGGACTGGGCGGCGGCGCAGGCCAAGGCCGACGAGCTGTGGAACCTGCACCGGCCCACCTACTTCAAGATGGAAGGCCGTTTGCCCCGCGACGGCGAGGACATCAACGACTGGGCAGCCGTCATGCTGGCCGAGCGGGCCGCGTTTGCCGGGCGCTTCGTGCAGGTATGCACCCAGTACGGCGAGGTGGCCGATGCCACCGGCCAGCGCAAGCTGCGCAACTGGGGCGGCTTGCAGGCCGGGCGGGTGCTGTCCATCCCCGTGCAGCGGGCCACCGGGCGCGTGCGCGACGGGGGCATTACGCAGGGCACCCTGCCCGAAGGCTGGAACGAGGCGGTGCAGGCCGCGCTGGAAAAGGCGGGTTTTCTTACCGCCAAGATCTACGCCGGGCTGCGCAGCGCCTACTGGGGCGATTCGCGCACCATGGCCGAGGTGACCAGCGACTTCCAGTACGAGGAAGTGCTGCGCGTGGTGTTCAAGGCCGTGCGCAAGCTGCGCATCGCGGCGCTGAAATCCATGTACGACGAACTGGGCGACCCGCTGGTGCCGGAAAACGCGGGCGGGCTGGAATACCTGCGCACCAACCTTGAAACCGCGCTGACCACCATGACCGCCGCCGTGCCGCCGGAGCTGGCCGCCTACGTGGTGGCCATCCCGCCGGGGCAGGACTACGTGAACAACGGGGTGGCCGTGGAAACCACGCTCATCGGCATCCCCATCATCCGGCAGATCAGGCTGTTCGCCAACTACGCCTACGCGGGCAGTTCGTTCGACCCGCGCCTGACGGCAGCAGCCTAG